The Pseudodesulfovibrio sp. zrk46 genome contains a region encoding:
- a CDS encoding response regulator, translating into MRALIVEDEFLSRKILRSFLMTLFEVDIVVNGREAVEAFKLAHTEGKPYDLILMDIMMPEVDGVEALSKIRKMEAEESLKPRAKVIMTTALDDPQTVLKSFYDGEASAYIVKPVAKDKLYKELEKLGLLNK; encoded by the coding sequence ATGCGAGCGCTCATAGTCGAAGATGAATTTTTAAGCAGAAAGATACTTCGGTCATTCTTGATGACGCTGTTTGAAGTGGACATTGTGGTCAACGGTCGCGAAGCAGTTGAAGCATTCAAGCTGGCTCACACCGAAGGCAAGCCCTACGATCTTATCCTCATGGACATCATGATGCCGGAAGTTGACGGGGTGGAAGCACTCAGCAAAATCCGCAAGATGGAAGCCGAGGAATCCCTTAAACCAAGAGCAAAAGTTATCATGACAACGGCTCTCGATGATCCTCAGACAGTACTCAAGTCATTTTATGACGGAGAAGCTTCTGCGTACATCGTCAAGCCAGTCGCCAAGGACAAGTTGTACAAAGAACTCGAAAAACTCGGACTTTTGAATAAGTAG
- a CDS encoding chemotaxis protein CheW, with protein sequence MQDNIIQCIEEIEKQILDVAATGQDAGSAVDALGLSHMKISSAAVIAVLDMLTDGITPVNDDIITAMLGICEAQKRFLFALSGQLETGTSSMGIVESKPAPEVIIESEEDAAKAFDDSPTATAEEPEEAAEPVEEKKAEPEKKPAAKGKQEKPAQQQAISSIRVPTDRLDRVIELVGKLMVTYAVIAQGGTSNLSQVASSLRELDNVISRLQKEVDAIRLVPLKQIFMPMHRLVKSLSQKIGKKLEFIVRGDELALDKTIVESLNEPLVHLLRNAVDHGLETTEGRVEAGKSETGNVTLSAWRKGDSAFIQVQDDGRGLDPDRILAKALEKGIAEEGQEYNTEEILQFVLQSGFSTAEKITDVSGRGVGMDAVVNAIRVTLDGDITIDSELGKGAKFTISIPLDRSANEGIVDALVCKVGGDTYIVPSRDVVEIYMPRKNEVVELPDGRETVDVRGEVHSLLRLADLLDLVPLVTDIEMAQAIVVRVGEYKAAILVDEVLRQQQVVITGFTVPVEEIFEVPILGYGMMGESDALVIDTEEMLQNFQARVHMENKEALT encoded by the coding sequence ATGCAGGACAATATCATCCAGTGCATCGAAGAAATCGAGAAACAGATTCTCGACGTGGCAGCTACCGGACAGGACGCCGGGAGTGCTGTGGATGCGCTTGGGCTGTCACACATGAAGATCTCCAGCGCGGCCGTCATCGCGGTCCTCGACATGCTGACCGACGGCATCACGCCGGTAAACGACGACATTATCACCGCCATGCTGGGCATATGCGAAGCCCAGAAGCGTTTTCTCTTCGCTCTCAGCGGCCAGTTGGAAACCGGCACTTCCTCCATGGGCATTGTTGAATCCAAGCCCGCTCCCGAAGTAATTATTGAATCCGAGGAAGATGCTGCCAAGGCTTTCGATGATTCCCCCACTGCAACGGCAGAAGAACCAGAGGAAGCAGCAGAGCCTGTCGAAGAAAAGAAAGCCGAGCCGGAGAAAAAGCCTGCTGCCAAGGGCAAGCAGGAGAAGCCCGCACAACAGCAGGCCATTTCATCCATCCGCGTACCTACAGACCGACTGGACCGCGTTATCGAGCTGGTCGGAAAGCTCATGGTCACTTACGCTGTCATCGCTCAGGGAGGCACCTCCAACCTGAGTCAGGTGGCTTCTTCACTGCGCGAACTGGACAACGTCATCAGCCGACTCCAGAAGGAAGTTGATGCCATCAGACTGGTGCCGCTCAAACAGATTTTCATGCCCATGCACCGTTTGGTGAAGAGCCTCAGCCAAAAGATCGGCAAGAAGCTCGAATTCATCGTGCGTGGCGATGAACTGGCACTCGACAAGACCATTGTGGAAAGCCTTAACGAGCCACTTGTCCACCTCTTACGCAACGCTGTTGACCACGGTCTTGAGACGACGGAAGGCCGCGTGGAAGCGGGCAAGTCCGAGACGGGTAACGTCACCCTTTCCGCATGGCGCAAGGGCGACAGCGCATTCATTCAGGTACAGGACGATGGTCGCGGTCTCGACCCCGATCGCATCCTTGCCAAGGCTCTCGAAAAAGGCATCGCCGAAGAAGGGCAGGAATACAATACCGAGGAAATCCTCCAGTTCGTGCTTCAGTCCGGATTCTCTACCGCTGAGAAGATCACCGATGTCTCCGGGCGAGGCGTTGGCATGGATGCAGTGGTCAACGCCATCCGTGTCACCCTTGATGGCGACATCACTATTGATAGCGAGCTCGGCAAGGGCGCCAAGTTCACCATCTCCATTCCCTTGGATCGCTCGGCCAACGAGGGTATTGTTGACGCTCTGGTCTGCAAGGTGGGCGGCGACACATACATCGTTCCCAGCCGCGACGTTGTCGAAATCTACATGCCGCGCAAGAACGAAGTAGTGGAACTGCCCGATGGACGAGAGACCGTAGACGTGCGTGGCGAAGTTCATTCGCTGCTCAGACTGGCCGATCTCCTAGACCTGGTACCGCTGGTAACGGACATCGAAATGGCTCAGGCCATCGTGGTTCGCGTAGGCGAATACAAGGCCGCCATTCTGGTGGACGAAGTGCTCCGCCAGCAGCAGGTGGTCATCACCGGCTTCACCGTACCAGTTGAAGAGATCTTCGAGGTGCCCATTCTCGGTTACGGCATGATGGGTGAGTCCGATGCTCTGGTCATCGATACAGAGGAAATGCTTCAGAATTTCCAGGCGCGAGTGCACATGGAAAACAAAGAAGCCTTGACGTAA
- a CDS encoding sirohydrochlorin cobaltochelatase, which translates to MKLFCKGANIALLFALTLMLAAPAMAGHHKKGPTKKAIVLAAFGTSYPQALNSILNIKSKVEKANPGVPVKLAFTSDIIRGIWQKRQNDTAWQKANAGVPKEILYVKNPLATIANLQNEGYEDIAVQSLHIFAGEEFADLESLMIGLRSIRALKARFVPFKRMRLGRPALGMPGDVYPYLDDIAAGVAALKGDVEEAKKMDAALVYMGHGNDFYSTGIYAELQREMQVTYKYPIFVGCVEGFPNFNDLLAALKLSGKKNILMKPFMVVAGDHASNDMAGDEDDSWKVMLTKAGYKVKTELRGLGSLDAWADLYVKHLKDAQSQTHMLP; encoded by the coding sequence ATGAAACTCTTTTGCAAAGGCGCAAATATTGCGCTGCTATTCGCCCTGACCTTGATGCTGGCCGCTCCGGCAATGGCTGGGCACCACAAGAAAGGTCCTACCAAGAAAGCCATCGTTTTGGCGGCCTTTGGAACGTCCTATCCCCAGGCTCTCAATTCCATCTTGAACATTAAGTCCAAGGTTGAGAAGGCCAACCCGGGCGTGCCTGTTAAGCTCGCGTTCACCTCTGACATCATCCGCGGAATCTGGCAGAAACGCCAGAATGACACGGCCTGGCAGAAGGCCAATGCGGGAGTTCCCAAGGAGATTCTGTACGTAAAGAATCCTTTGGCAACCATCGCAAACCTGCAGAACGAAGGCTATGAGGATATCGCTGTTCAGTCTCTGCATATCTTCGCGGGTGAAGAGTTTGCCGATCTGGAAAGCCTGATGATAGGCCTCCGCTCCATTCGTGCTCTCAAGGCCAGATTCGTTCCCTTCAAACGCATGCGCCTTGGTCGTCCCGCGCTGGGCATGCCCGGTGACGTATACCCCTATCTGGATGACATCGCCGCTGGCGTTGCTGCCCTCAAGGGTGACGTAGAGGAAGCCAAAAAGATGGACGCGGCTCTTGTCTACATGGGCCACGGCAACGATTTCTACTCCACCGGCATCTACGCTGAACTTCAGCGCGAAATGCAGGTTACCTACAAGTACCCCATTTTCGTGGGCTGCGTGGAAGGTTTCCCCAATTTCAATGACCTGCTGGCAGCCCTCAAACTGTCCGGCAAAAAGAACATCCTCATGAAACCCTTCATGGTAGTTGCTGGTGACCACGCCTCCAACGACATGGCTGGCGACGAGGACGATTCGTGGAAGGTCATGCTGACCAAGGCCGGCTACAAGGTAAAGACCGAGCTGCGCGGCCTCGGGTCTCTGGACGCATGGGCCGACCTCTACGTGAAACACCTCAAGGACGCTCAGTCCCAGACTCACATGCTGCCGTAA
- a CDS encoding Hpt domain-containing protein yields MSDDPMVEEFFSELNDKYYPQVMEGLEMLEGDDLAESIEILARPLHTIKGVTGFMPGFEPASHFTHKIEDFLKKVQAGEVEATSSNVVLLSRGVNMIFQVLEQLRDGIDDDEEQNEILDLIKEASSVGQDESQSVGAGVSVENRDGVTILRVKDPRVHLDTQFKPIMGAIMTVEPGDKILIDLTEVLTFGSTAWAAVASMGTTFKIAACNLTPDTKQTLYGWGFDATIAVYPDEDTYFTTQ; encoded by the coding sequence ATGAGCGACGATCCGATGGTTGAAGAGTTCTTCTCTGAGCTCAACGACAAATACTATCCTCAGGTCATGGAAGGACTGGAGATGCTCGAGGGAGACGACCTCGCTGAGAGTATTGAAATCCTTGCACGCCCCCTGCACACCATCAAGGGTGTAACAGGGTTCATGCCTGGCTTTGAACCTGCGTCGCATTTTACTCACAAGATCGAGGACTTCCTGAAAAAAGTTCAGGCTGGAGAAGTAGAGGCAACTTCAAGCAATGTCGTCCTCCTCTCCCGCGGTGTAAACATGATTTTTCAGGTGCTTGAGCAGTTGCGCGACGGCATCGACGACGATGAGGAACAGAATGAGATCCTCGACCTCATCAAGGAAGCCTCCAGTGTTGGACAAGATGAGTCGCAAAGTGTTGGCGCGGGTGTTTCCGTTGAGAATCGAGATGGCGTGACCATCCTCAGGGTCAAGGACCCACGGGTACATTTGGACACCCAGTTCAAACCTATCATGGGCGCAATCATGACGGTTGAGCCGGGAGACAAAATTCTTATCGATCTCACGGAAGTGCTGACCTTCGGCTCCACCGCCTGGGCAGCTGTGGCCAGCATGGGCACCACATTCAAGATTGCAGCGTGCAACCTTACCCCCGATACGAAACAAACTCTCTACGGCTGGGGCTTTGATGCCACCATTGCCGTATACCCTGACGAAGACACTTATTTCACGACGCAGTAA